From a region of the Paenibacillus sp. R14(2021) genome:
- a CDS encoding histidinol-phosphate transaminase translates to MLERYGHGGDWRTAQELYGSGEEKPDFVDFSANMNPFGPPACVGELIRNYGDWIARYPDPAVRGLRGKLALHHDVDADSLLVGNGAAELIDLLFRLLQPAMTVLAEPCFSEYRDAAVKCGSQVHTIALQAEQEFRLTMGVIEDTFAQLRDAGRTGGQTLWFFGSPNNPTGQVVPADIVRELLRCGETVAVDEAFMDFAGNERELSLLGDAASRERLIVIRSMTKFYAIPGIRLGYMAAHPSLIRQLAALQVPWSVNSLAQQIGEAVLEDNAYAQSTRAWLEAERRWLIENISALGLVAFGSAAVNYLLLAIPEELGWTAARLQEALGYRGLLIRDASHFIGLNDRYCRIAVRLRTDNELLLRHLGELLGKESSEGEDGF, encoded by the coding sequence ATGCTGGAACGTTACGGTCATGGCGGTGATTGGCGCACTGCTCAGGAGTTGTATGGATCTGGGGAAGAGAAGCCGGATTTCGTCGACTTCAGCGCAAATATGAACCCGTTCGGCCCACCGGCGTGCGTGGGTGAATTGATTCGAAATTATGGCGATTGGATTGCGCGGTATCCGGACCCGGCGGTTCGTGGGCTGCGCGGCAAGCTTGCGCTCCATCATGATGTTGATGCGGATAGCCTGCTTGTCGGCAACGGCGCGGCGGAATTGATCGACTTGTTGTTTCGCCTGCTGCAGCCGGCGATGACGGTGCTGGCGGAGCCGTGCTTCAGTGAATATCGGGATGCCGCAGTGAAGTGCGGCAGCCAAGTTCATACGATTGCGCTGCAAGCAGAGCAAGAGTTTCGGCTGACGATGGGTGTCATTGAGGATACATTCGCGCAGCTGCGTGACGCTGGTAGAACCGGCGGGCAAACGCTGTGGTTCTTCGGTTCGCCGAACAATCCGACTGGACAGGTCGTGCCGGCTGACATCGTAAGGGAGCTGCTTCGTTGTGGAGAAACAGTTGCAGTGGATGAAGCTTTCATGGATTTTGCCGGCAATGAACGGGAGTTAAGTTTGCTGGGCGATGCAGCATCTCGCGAGCGATTGATCGTCATCCGGTCGATGACGAAGTTTTATGCGATTCCGGGAATCCGGCTTGGTTACATGGCGGCCCATCCTTCTCTGATCAGGCAGTTGGCGGCGCTTCAAGTCCCTTGGAGCGTCAATTCGCTGGCGCAGCAGATCGGCGAAGCCGTGCTGGAGGATAACGCGTACGCCCAATCGACGAGGGCATGGCTGGAAGCAGAACGGCGCTGGTTGATCGAAAACATATCCGCTCTCGGACTGGTTGCATTTGGCAGTGCGGCGGTTAATTATCTATTACTGGCCATTCCCGAAGAACTCGGGTGGACGGCAGCCCGGCTGCAGGAAGCGCTTGGATATAGAGGTCTGCTTATTCGCGATGCGTCGCATTTCATAGGCTTGAACGACAGATATTGCCGCATTGCGGTACGCCTGCGAACGGACAATGAGCTGCTGCTAAGGCATCTGGGCGAACTGCTTGGCAAAGAAAGCTCAGAGGGTGAGGATGGCTTTTGA
- the cbiB gene encoding adenosylcobinamide-phosphate synthase CbiB: MLFYSINEILLLAAAAIVIDWVVGDPNWLTHPVIRMGRLITRLERSLRPPGAELKPAQLKRRGVVLTLTTVLVSSCLTYAACMLAAWIHPWLGYAVSAWLISTTLAVKGLKDAAMLVYRPLAAGDLALARIHVGYIVSRDTSALGEKEAARAAIETVAENTVDAFLSPLVFALLGGAPIAMLYRAANTLDSMVGYRNERYAQFGWASARFDDVLNYIPARLCGLLLAAAAWVRPGLSAGRAIRAVRTFAHRHPSPNSGIPESAVAGALGIELGGENVYFGVVSERARLGWPLRPLEAEDIVRTVTLLYAVSLFCLAGVLAAWLWVS; encoded by the coding sequence ATGCTGTTCTACTCCATCAATGAAATCCTGCTGCTGGCGGCAGCTGCCATTGTCATCGACTGGGTGGTCGGAGACCCGAACTGGCTGACGCATCCCGTGATTCGGATGGGCCGTTTGATCACGCGGCTCGAGCGAAGTTTAAGGCCTCCCGGAGCGGAATTGAAGCCGGCACAGCTCAAACGGCGCGGTGTTGTGCTTACGCTGACGACGGTGCTTGTTTCCTCCTGTCTGACTTACGCGGCATGTATGCTGGCCGCTTGGATTCACCCGTGGCTCGGGTATGCCGTATCGGCTTGGCTCATTTCGACAACGTTGGCTGTCAAGGGATTGAAAGACGCGGCGATGCTCGTCTATCGTCCGCTCGCGGCAGGCGATTTGGCGCTAGCCCGCATCCATGTCGGCTATATAGTGAGCCGCGATACGTCGGCGCTGGGAGAAAAGGAAGCCGCGCGGGCTGCGATTGAAACCGTGGCGGAAAACACGGTGGATGCGTTTCTTTCGCCGCTCGTGTTCGCTCTTCTTGGCGGCGCGCCGATTGCAATGTTATACCGCGCGGCCAATACGCTGGATTCCATGGTCGGCTATCGTAACGAACGTTATGCCCAATTCGGATGGGCGTCTGCCCGGTTCGACGACGTGCTCAACTATATACCTGCCCGGCTTTGCGGGCTGCTTCTTGCCGCTGCAGCTTGGGTGAGGCCGGGATTGTCCGCCGGGCGGGCGATCCGCGCTGTTCGCACATTCGCGCATCGTCATCCCAGCCCGAACAGCGGGATTCCGGAATCCGCTGTTGCCGGTGCGCTAGGTATCGAACTCGGCGGAGAGAATGTCTACTTCGGCGTCGTCAGCGAACGGGCCCGTCTGGGATGGCCGCTTCGTCCGCTTGAAGCGGAGGATATCGTTCGAACTGTCACATTGCTTTACGCAGTTAGTCTATTTTGTCTAGCGGGGGTGCTTGCAGCATGGTTATGGGTTTCCTGA
- a CDS encoding ABC transporter substrate-binding protein: MKLKKKSAYMKLVLSMMIAALLLLTAACGTAKNTADDASGSANTPANTAAANNSASGAENTGTAASDNAGTPAAQATTTYPLTVKDATNTELTFQAAPQHIVTLVPSETEIVYAIGAGDSIVAVDDYSNYPKEAADKPKIGGMEADIEKIVSLKPDLILATYSMSKAVVDKLRALKLPVYATDPKTYDAVVEKVKQIGIILNKSEQAAAVADHMNEVRTQVAEAVKDAPKPKVYLEFSPGWTVGKGEFLDELLTIAGGTNIAEKPGWYEIDPEAVVKANPGSIIYASMTVKEGEKNPILAAIESRPGWNTINAMKNKQIFEVDQDPLTRVGPRLADGLLEVAKKLHPDLVK, from the coding sequence ATGAAGTTAAAAAAGAAATCGGCCTATATGAAACTGGTGCTGTCGATGATGATTGCCGCGCTGCTGCTGCTTACAGCCGCATGCGGAACGGCGAAAAATACCGCTGACGATGCGTCCGGCAGTGCGAATACGCCTGCAAACACTGCCGCAGCGAACAATTCGGCAAGCGGCGCGGAGAATACGGGCACAGCCGCATCGGATAATGCGGGAACGCCGGCGGCGCAAGCGACAACAACGTATCCGCTTACGGTTAAAGACGCAACAAACACAGAGCTGACCTTCCAAGCAGCACCGCAGCACATCGTGACACTGGTGCCGAGCGAGACGGAGATCGTCTATGCGATCGGCGCCGGCGATTCGATCGTCGCTGTAGATGATTACTCCAATTACCCGAAGGAAGCGGCGGATAAACCAAAAATCGGCGGCATGGAAGCGGACATCGAGAAGATCGTATCGCTGAAGCCGGATCTGATCCTGGCAACGTACAGCATGAGCAAGGCCGTCGTCGACAAACTGCGCGCCTTGAAGCTGCCAGTTTACGCAACGGATCCTAAAACATATGATGCCGTCGTCGAGAAGGTGAAACAAATCGGCATTATTCTGAATAAGTCCGAGCAAGCAGCCGCCGTTGCTGACCATATGAACGAAGTTCGGACGCAGGTAGCGGAAGCTGTGAAGGATGCTCCGAAACCGAAGGTTTACCTAGAGTTCTCGCCGGGCTGGACGGTCGGCAAAGGCGAGTTTCTGGATGAACTGCTCACGATCGCCGGAGGCACGAACATCGCTGAGAAGCCGGGCTGGTACGAGATCGATCCGGAAGCGGTCGTGAAAGCGAACCCGGGCAGCATCATCTATGCGTCCATGACCGTGAAGGAAGGCGAGAAAAACCCGATTCTTGCCGCGATCGAATCCCGTCCGGGCTGGAATACGATTAACGCTATGAAGAATAAGCAGATTTTCGAGGTAGACCAGGATCCGCTGACACGCGTCGGCCCGCGCCTGGCGGACGGTCTGCTCGAGGTCGCCAAGAAGCTTCATCCGGATCTTGTTAAGTAA
- a CDS encoding ABC transporter ATP-binding protein, with the protein MIEAKQLSKTIAGHDVLRSISFSMRRGAMYGIIGPNGVGKSTLLQLLSGMDQPTSGEVLLQDKPAGSYKRKELARWVAVLQQGGLPAAMFTVREAVTMGRFPYQNWLGEEASQGGLVVENALEAMGLTALRERRLDGLSGGERQRVALAKVMAQEPELLLLDEPTTYLDIGYQVQLLDTVKKWQEERELTIVAVLHDLNLAAHYCDELLVLHEGGIRAFGPPSEVMNPELIKQVFGARAVVLPHPDTGVPQLLLLPDAPPAEANRAYIREGENLR; encoded by the coding sequence ATGATTGAAGCGAAGCAGTTGTCCAAGACAATCGCAGGCCATGACGTGCTGCGCAGCATAAGCTTCTCGATGAGAAGAGGTGCGATGTACGGCATCATTGGACCAAATGGGGTCGGCAAGTCGACGCTGCTGCAGCTGCTGTCCGGCATGGATCAGCCCACGTCAGGCGAAGTTTTGCTGCAGGACAAACCGGCTGGTTCCTATAAACGCAAGGAGCTGGCTAGATGGGTCGCCGTTCTTCAGCAGGGCGGTCTGCCGGCCGCTATGTTTACGGTGCGCGAGGCTGTGACGATGGGAAGGTTCCCTTACCAGAACTGGCTTGGCGAGGAAGCTTCGCAAGGCGGGCTTGTCGTAGAGAACGCCTTGGAAGCGATGGGGCTGACAGCGCTGCGGGAACGCCGATTGGACGGTCTTAGCGGCGGTGAGCGCCAGCGGGTCGCGCTCGCCAAAGTTATGGCGCAGGAGCCGGAGCTCCTGCTGCTGGATGAGCCGACGACCTACTTGGATATCGGCTATCAAGTGCAGCTGCTGGACACCGTCAAGAAATGGCAGGAGGAGCGGGAGCTCACGATCGTCGCCGTGCTTCATGATTTGAATTTGGCGGCTCATTATTGCGATGAGCTGCTTGTCCTGCATGAAGGCGGCATAAGAGCCTTCGGGCCGCCGTCCGAAGTGATGAACCCTGAACTGATCAAGCAGGTGTTCGGAGCACGGGCGGTCGTGCTCCCGCACCCCGATACCGGCGTGCCGCAGCTGCTGCTGCTGCCGGATGCGCCGCCAGCGGAAGCAAACCGAGCATATATTCGAGAAGGAGAGAACCTGCGATGA
- the cobU gene encoding bifunctional adenosylcobinamide kinase/adenosylcobinamide-phosphate guanylyltransferase: MTAKRGEQVAIFITGGARSGKSGFAEAYAMKLAKQGVYIATSQSWDDEMKARTARHRLDREKSQYPWQTIEEPFELAGLLRKLEEQHSAAGGERTAVLVDCLTLWLTNWLLRLDKGTDGELDVNDYEDLHAEIEKLIEAVAAYSGPLLLVTNEVGSGIVPAYPLGRRFRDEAGRLNRKLAAICGEAYLVVAGLPLDLKKHAFQLEED, translated from the coding sequence ATGACGGCGAAACGAGGTGAGCAAGTGGCGATCTTCATTACGGGCGGCGCGCGGAGCGGAAAGAGCGGATTTGCGGAAGCCTACGCGATGAAGCTGGCGAAGCAGGGCGTATACATCGCTACGTCCCAAAGCTGGGATGACGAGATGAAGGCAAGGACGGCGCGTCATCGGCTGGATCGCGAGAAGTCTCAGTATCCCTGGCAAACGATTGAAGAACCATTCGAGCTCGCAGGGCTGCTGAGGAAGCTGGAAGAGCAGCATTCCGCAGCTGGCGGCGAGCGTACAGCCGTGCTCGTCGACTGTCTCACGCTATGGTTGACGAACTGGCTGCTTCGGCTGGACAAAGGAACGGACGGCGAGCTGGATGTGAACGATTACGAGGACCTGCATGCGGAGATCGAGAAGCTGATCGAAGCCGTCGCCGCTTATTCGGGGCCGCTGCTGCTCGTGACGAACGAGGTCGGCAGCGGAATTGTGCCTGCGTACCCGCTTGGGCGCAGGTTCCGCGACGAAGCGGGCCGATTAAATCGGAAGCTGGCTGCCATTTGCGGCGAAGCCTATCTCGTGGTAGCAGGGCTTCCGCTGGATTTAAAGAAGCACGCTTTTCAGCTGGAGGAGGACTAG
- a CDS encoding iron ABC transporter permease — translation MRTKLYVYGGAAMLLLLASIVVSLSLGSSGLPLKNVWGILVHQLPGMTDASAKWDASEIAIVTQLRLSRVVLAVLVGACLALAGSGFQGVLRNPLADPFTLGVASGCSVGAAFMIVFGFQTMLGLWTVPLVAFATGMITLLIVFGLSRARGSMHVETLILSGVIVQAFLGAFVSFMVSLSKGVVNEAMFWLMGSLSARSWEHVKLITPFLIAGLPVMLRYAQHLNLFVFGERHAAHMGIHVERTKLVVLIASTLLTAVAVSIAGVVGFVGLVVPHLIRLLVGPDYRIIVPISALGGGIFLLWADTLARTALSPKEISLGIVTALIGAPFFAYLLYRRKVLQGGTS, via the coding sequence ATGCGGACCAAGTTATACGTGTATGGAGGAGCAGCGATGCTCCTCTTACTTGCATCTATCGTCGTCAGTCTTTCCTTAGGCTCCTCAGGCTTGCCGCTTAAGAATGTATGGGGCATTCTCGTTCATCAGCTGCCGGGCATGACGGATGCTTCGGCCAAATGGGATGCCAGCGAGATTGCGATTGTCACGCAGCTACGGCTCTCGCGCGTTGTGCTCGCCGTCCTGGTCGGCGCCTGCCTTGCGCTCGCAGGATCGGGCTTTCAAGGCGTGCTGCGGAACCCGCTAGCCGATCCGTTTACGCTCGGCGTGGCATCCGGCTGTTCCGTCGGCGCTGCCTTCATGATCGTCTTCGGGTTTCAAACGATGCTGGGGCTCTGGACGGTGCCGCTGGTCGCGTTTGCCACGGGGATGATCACGCTTCTTATTGTGTTCGGACTGTCACGGGCAAGAGGCTCTATGCATGTGGAGACGCTCATTCTCTCCGGTGTTATCGTGCAAGCGTTCCTAGGCGCCTTCGTTTCGTTCATGGTGTCATTGTCTAAAGGTGTCGTCAATGAGGCGATGTTCTGGCTGATGGGCAGCTTGAGCGCGCGAAGCTGGGAGCATGTCAAACTGATTACGCCATTTCTCATTGCAGGCCTTCCTGTCATGCTCCGCTACGCTCAGCATCTCAATCTATTCGTTTTCGGCGAGCGGCACGCGGCGCATATGGGCATTCATGTTGAACGCACGAAGCTGGTCGTTCTTATCGCATCTACGTTATTGACGGCGGTTGCCGTATCCATCGCAGGCGTCGTCGGCTTTGTCGGTCTCGTCGTGCCTCATTTGATCCGTTTGCTCGTTGGGCCCGACTACCGCATCATCGTGCCCATTTCCGCGCTCGGCGGCGGAATCTTCCTGTTGTGGGCGGATACGCTTGCGCGAACGGCGCTTAGTCCGAAGGAAATTTCGCTTGGTATCGTGACCGCTTTGATCGGCGCACCGTTCTTCGCGTATTTGCTCTATCGTCGCAAAGTGCTGCAAGGAGGAACGTCATGA
- the cobS gene encoding adenosylcobinamide-GDP ribazoletransferase, producing MVMGFLKQQLQAAGAAFQLLTRIPVPAAIPFTPQMLARSVVYYPLVGAVIGGIVAAAGWLMDGRVPPMPSAVILLFLWLLLSGGLHLDGLMDTADGVLSHRKRERMLEIMKDSRVGAMGVLAAVMLLLFKFSTLSTWLDGWTNWPTAAPLLALACGLSRLWLVFAMVCWPFARPDEGLASLFKEVRPQHAAASFILQLVLTALCFLLFPSLNAAGLCTIMLMAGLALITGALLSVWLTRKLGGLTGDTYGASVEIIEAVLLFALMLKLT from the coding sequence ATGGTTATGGGTTTCCTGAAGCAGCAGCTTCAAGCGGCGGGCGCGGCTTTCCAGCTGCTGACGCGCATTCCGGTACCTGCGGCGATCCCGTTCACGCCGCAAATGCTGGCACGCAGCGTTGTCTATTACCCGCTGGTCGGCGCGGTAATCGGCGGTATCGTTGCAGCTGCCGGTTGGTTAATGGATGGGCGGGTTCCGCCGATGCCGTCTGCCGTCATCCTACTGTTCCTTTGGCTGCTCCTGAGCGGCGGTTTGCATCTGGACGGTCTGATGGATACGGCAGACGGCGTCTTGAGCCACCGCAAGCGGGAGCGGATGCTTGAAATCATGAAGGACAGCCGGGTAGGGGCGATGGGGGTTCTTGCGGCGGTTATGCTGCTGCTGTTCAAATTTTCCACCCTAAGCACATGGCTTGACGGTTGGACCAATTGGCCGACAGCTGCACCCCTGCTTGCATTAGCCTGCGGTCTCAGCAGATTGTGGCTTGTTTTCGCGATGGTATGCTGGCCTTTTGCCAGACCGGACGAAGGATTGGCTTCTTTATTCAAAGAGGTTCGTCCCCAGCATGCGGCGGCATCGTTCATCTTGCAGCTTGTTCTGACTGCGCTTTGCTTTCTGTTGTTTCCATCGTTGAATGCAGCCGGGCTATGCACGATCATGCTGATGGCTGGTCTTGCGCTCATCACCGGCGCTCTGCTCTCCGTCTGGTTGACTCGCAAGCTGGGCGGCTTGACCGGCGATACCTATGGTGCATCAGTCGAAATCATTGAAGCGGTGCTGTTGTTTGCACTCATGCTGAAATTGACATAG
- a CDS encoding cation-translocating P-type ATPase produces the protein MQHDSAEDVLDLRIHGMSCTACATRIERAVGKLAGVSGVSVHYAAKSAYITFEPGTVTPSGIIERIGQIGFQAFPYGRDENEGSEVDALKLRVFAGSLFTLPLLWTMAHHYVWLSGIPVPGFIQEPMLQLFLASAVQFFIGMPFYFGAYYALRERTANMDVLVAIGTTAAFLYSYIAMLTGGALYFETPAVVITAVLVGKLLEATASERVMKESDSYSSLQAKEASVVRSGRQERIPLDRLRVGDLLIVEVNERLPADGMIVEGESTLDESFLTGESGLVKRGIGDHVYAGTTVRGQTLRIRVSATGPNTMLSRIAALTRQAQSTKSSIGRKVDRLAAVFVPVMMLLSLSTLLLWLLWLSPGDWKSASVHALAVLLAACPCALGLAAPISLVLATGKLARRGIVLKEASALERLAQLDTIVLDKTGTLTEGKPAVTGITALSSSPNALLRLAAAAEAGSQHPFAEAVREAARRAGIVVPASAFYQAYPGKGITAQVEGKVIEIGNASFAAEQSWEIHRTLQGFVSRKEEAGETVIYAAVDGVCAGAIALSDQVKRTSQSAVELLTHGGVHVVLATGDHHAAASSVATSTGIHDVHAAMLPEHKAALVRRLQHEGHIVAMAGDGWNDAPALAAADVGIAMGGGTEAALDAGHMTLLRSRLTGIPEALQISRLTVRNIRQNLSFAVIYNAVVIPFAAVGVIEPWMAGTAMALSSVSVVGNAVRLNGQMSRYLNRRTAV, from the coding sequence ATGCAGCACGATAGCGCGGAGGATGTGCTGGATTTACGAATTCACGGCATGAGCTGCACGGCATGTGCAACACGCATAGAACGTGCGGTCGGCAAGCTGGCCGGCGTATCCGGTGTATCGGTTCATTATGCGGCGAAGTCGGCGTACATTACGTTCGAACCGGGTACCGTGACGCCGTCCGGCATTATCGAACGAATCGGACAAATCGGTTTTCAAGCCTTTCCATATGGTCGGGACGAGAACGAAGGCTCGGAAGTCGATGCTCTAAAGCTGAGGGTTTTCGCGGGCAGCCTGTTCACGCTCCCCCTGCTGTGGACGATGGCGCATCACTATGTCTGGCTAAGCGGCATACCGGTGCCCGGCTTCATTCAAGAGCCTATGCTGCAGCTGTTTTTGGCGTCGGCGGTGCAGTTCTTTATCGGCATGCCTTTCTATTTCGGCGCCTATTATGCGCTTCGTGAACGAACGGCGAATATGGATGTGCTCGTGGCGATCGGCACAACGGCCGCATTCCTCTACAGCTACATTGCCATGCTTACGGGGGGAGCACTCTATTTCGAAACGCCGGCAGTCGTCATTACGGCGGTCTTGGTCGGCAAGCTGCTGGAAGCGACCGCATCCGAACGGGTCATGAAGGAGAGCGACAGCTATTCGTCGCTGCAGGCGAAAGAAGCTTCCGTCGTGCGCAGCGGCCGCCAGGAGCGAATTCCGCTGGACCGGCTCCGTGTCGGTGATCTGCTGATTGTGGAAGTGAACGAGCGTCTGCCGGCAGACGGCATGATCGTGGAAGGAGAGTCAACGCTCGATGAATCATTTCTGACCGGTGAGAGCGGATTGGTGAAGCGGGGGATCGGGGATCACGTGTATGCCGGCACGACGGTGAGAGGGCAGACACTGCGCATACGGGTTTCAGCAACCGGCCCTAATACGATGCTGAGCCGTATCGCGGCATTAACTCGTCAGGCACAGTCGACGAAATCCTCCATCGGGCGGAAAGTCGACCGGCTCGCCGCTGTATTCGTACCGGTTATGATGCTCCTCTCGTTAAGCACGCTCCTATTGTGGCTGTTATGGCTGAGCCCGGGCGACTGGAAGAGTGCTTCCGTACATGCCTTGGCCGTACTCCTGGCCGCTTGTCCATGCGCACTCGGACTGGCAGCGCCCATCTCGCTCGTGCTCGCGACGGGCAAGCTGGCTAGGCGCGGCATTGTGCTCAAGGAAGCAAGTGCGCTGGAGCGGCTCGCGCAGCTGGATACGATCGTGCTGGATAAGACAGGCACGTTGACGGAAGGCAAGCCGGCGGTTACAGGAATAACGGCGCTGAGCAGCTCGCCGAATGCGCTGCTGCGGCTTGCGGCGGCTGCCGAGGCGGGCTCGCAGCATCCTTTCGCCGAGGCGGTGCGGGAGGCGGCGAGGCGGGCGGGGATCGTCGTCCCGGCGTCCGCGTTCTACCAAGCCTACCCCGGCAAAGGAATTACTGCTCAGGTGGAAGGGAAAGTAATCGAGATCGGCAACGCTAGCTTTGCGGCCGAACAATCATGGGAGATTCACCGGACGCTGCAGGGGTTCGTAAGCCGCAAGGAGGAGGCTGGAGAAACGGTGATCTACGCGGCGGTCGACGGCGTATGTGCAGGAGCGATTGCGCTGTCCGATCAGGTGAAGCGAACATCGCAGTCAGCCGTGGAGCTCTTGACGCACGGAGGCGTGCACGTGGTGCTGGCTACCGGCGATCATCATGCCGCGGCATCGTCCGTTGCGACATCGACAGGCATTCATGATGTGCACGCGGCCATGCTGCCGGAGCATAAAGCCGCGCTTGTCCGAAGGCTCCAGCACGAGGGACATATCGTTGCCATGGCCGGGGACGGCTGGAACGATGCGCCTGCGCTGGCCGCAGCGGATGTCGGCATTGCCATGGGCGGCGGTACGGAAGCGGCACTGGATGCCGGACACATGACGCTGCTTCGTTCGCGGCTGACCGGCATTCCGGAAGCGCTTCAGATCAGCCGCTTAACCGTACGCAACATCCGCCAAAACCTATCCTTCGCGGTCATCTATAATGCGGTCGTCATTCCATTTGCGGCCGTTGGCGTCATCGAGCCGTGGATGGCGGGAACGGCGATGGCGCTCAGCTCGGTTTCCGTAGTGGGGAATGCGGTTCGTTTAAATGGGCAGATGAGCCGTTATTTGAATCGTCGGACGGCCGTGTAG
- the cobT gene encoding nicotinate-nucleotide--dimethylbenzimidazole phosphoribosyltransferase, with protein MMNQELMSFINEIRPLDAAAMEAARKHLNSLTKPPGSLGKLEEIAVQAAGITGEIAADVSKRAVIVMAGDHGVCEEGVSAFPAEVTPQMVLNFLAGGAAVNVLARGTGADVFCVDMGVNAELAHPSLLSYKTRKGTANMTKGPAMTREEAVAAIRGGFELAGKLAVDGYRMLATGEMGIGNTTASAAICAVLGGMSVDEAVGLGTGIPEERRLHKVDVVHRAIACNAPNPADPVDVLAKVGGLEIAGLVGVILGAAANRCLVVIDGFISSAAALVAASIAPGAAAFMMGSHLSQEQGHRRLLQRIGLSPMIHLDMRLGEGTGAVLGFHFVDAAIAVMREMATFESAGVSRG; from the coding sequence ATGATGAATCAAGAATTAATGTCATTCATTAATGAAATCAGACCACTTGATGCTGCTGCGATGGAAGCTGCGCGGAAGCATCTTAACAGTTTAACGAAGCCGCCGGGCAGCCTTGGCAAGCTCGAGGAGATCGCTGTGCAAGCGGCAGGTATTACCGGGGAAATCGCGGCGGATGTGTCGAAGCGGGCTGTTATTGTCATGGCAGGCGACCATGGCGTATGCGAAGAGGGCGTCAGCGCGTTCCCGGCCGAGGTGACGCCGCAAATGGTGTTGAATTTTCTAGCGGGAGGAGCGGCCGTGAACGTGCTCGCAAGAGGAACGGGCGCCGACGTATTCTGCGTCGATATGGGCGTAAATGCGGAATTGGCCCATCCGTCTCTGCTGTCGTACAAGACGCGCAAAGGGACGGCGAATATGACGAAGGGGCCCGCCATGACGCGCGAAGAAGCGGTTGCAGCGATTCGCGGCGGCTTCGAACTAGCGGGCAAGCTCGCGGTGGACGGTTACCGGATGCTGGCGACCGGCGAGATGGGCATCGGCAACACGACGGCAAGCGCGGCGATCTGCGCGGTGCTCGGCGGCATGTCCGTTGATGAAGCCGTCGGGCTTGGCACTGGAATTCCGGAAGAACGGCGCCTGCATAAAGTGGATGTGGTGCACCGCGCGATCGCGTGCAATGCGCCTAATCCGGCAGATCCGGTCGACGTACTTGCAAAGGTAGGCGGATTGGAGATTGCCGGTCTCGTCGGCGTTATTCTCGGCGCTGCGGCAAACCGCTGCCTTGTCGTCATAGACGGCTTTATATCCTCGGCTGCCGCATTGGTCGCCGCTTCGATCGCGCCGGGAGCCGCTGCGTTTATGATGGGGTCGCATCTGTCCCAAGAGCAGGGCCACCGCAGATTGCTGCAGCGGATCGGATTGTCGCCGATGATACACCTCGATATGCGGCTAGGAGAAGGAACGGGCGCCGTACTTGGCTTTCATTTCGTGGATGCGGCGATTGCCGTGATGCGGGAAATGGCGACCTTCGAAAGCGCGGGCGTTTCGCGGGGGTAG